Proteins encoded by one window of Cyanobacteria bacterium GSL.Bin1:
- a CDS encoding mechanosensitive ion channel: MFFKSLVFYLVAQATNSQRISEDLFTDLTWKKLFLAGLALLISYGLLVSIQFITTWASEQVPRRYRLLIKQSVPFWKGLVLIITVSYLVNLFLNLSGQNLIALTGTIALTLGFAFKDYTTAIIAGIVALFEAPYRVGDRVKIGDHYG; encoded by the coding sequence ATGTTTTTTAAATCCCTTGTTTTTTATTTAGTTGCCCAAGCAACAAATAGTCAGAGAATCTCAGAAGATTTATTCACAGATTTAACATGGAAAAAACTTTTTCTCGCAGGATTAGCTCTTTTAATTAGTTACGGTTTATTAGTTTCAATCCAGTTTATAACAACTTGGGCTTCTGAGCAAGTTCCACGGCGTTATCGGTTACTAATCAAACAATCAGTTCCGTTCTGGAAAGGACTGGTTTTAATTATTACTGTTAGTTATTTAGTTAACTTATTTTTGAATCTATCAGGACAGAATTTAATTGCACTAACCGGCACGATCGCGCTGACTTTGGGGTTTGCTTTTAAAGACTATACCACGGCTATTATTGCTGGCATTGTCGCCTTATTTGAAGCCCCTTATCGTGTCGGCGATCGCGTTAAAATTGGTGATCATTATGGCG